A region of Desulfuromonadales bacterium DNA encodes the following proteins:
- a CDS encoding TraR/DksA family transcriptional regulator yields MREQRLETIRKRLIELREDLLAEVRSKNAEAANLRDEGVADVADLGLTDSLSELLHLLSDGKREEIMNIDEALDRLRQGSYGQCQGCGEPIDIGRLELRPYTRFCIDCKTRMEKMETLKAGPGRGTL; encoded by the coding sequence AGAGCAGCGGCTGGAAACCATCAGAAAGCGCCTGATCGAACTACGCGAGGACCTGCTGGCGGAAGTCAGAAGCAAGAACGCGGAAGCGGCGAACCTGAGGGATGAGGGAGTGGCCGATGTCGCAGACCTGGGGCTCACCGACAGCCTCAGCGAGCTCCTGCATCTGCTCAGCGACGGCAAGCGCGAAGAGATCATGAACATCGACGAAGCGCTCGACCGCCTGCGCCAAGGCAGCTACGGCCAGTGCCAGGGATGCGGGGAGCCAATCGATATCGGGCGACTGGAGTTGCGCCCCTACACCCGTTTCTGCATCGACTGCAAAACCAGAATGGAAAAGATGGAAACCCTCAAGGCAGGCCCCGGAAGAGGAACGCTTTAG